A genomic window from Scomber scombrus chromosome 18, fScoSco1.1, whole genome shotgun sequence includes:
- the LOC133999049 gene encoding NACHT, LRR and PYD domains-containing protein 3-like isoform X5: MKEEEEEDDRVSSCLSMKSDWSNDLPPTFSNEPGPSDTNVTGLPLRLQKMKEEEEEDDRVSICLSMKSDWSNDLPPTFSNEPGPSDTKERKRRAVSVEEQLSCCSLCQDILKDPVSTSCGHWFCRQCITSYWDQSASSGDSSCPQCAERSRTRPGLQTDSQTSTIQTKTGQQEVLDEHQISLSSTCECVTQGTDEAGSEIPINDIFTELHITEGLSEDVNTQHEVWQLETASRMKTLHDTPIKCQDIFKVLPDQQKHIRLKQKHIRSVLTNGVAGVGKTFSVQKFTLDWAVGSENQDISLVVLCPFRGLNSIKDEQYNLIMLIQECHPTLQKLTAEKLAVCKVLFIFDGLDESRLSLDFNTREVVTDVTQKTSVSVLLTNLIKGNLLPSARVWITSRPAAANQIPRTCVDRVTEVRGFTDAQKEEYFRKRFSDEEQSSRIISHIKTSRSLHIMCHIPVFCWITATVLEEMLTSDQRKELPKTLTDLYSHFLLVQTKRKKNKYDGGHETSPEELTEADSEVLLKLGRLAFEQLQEGNILFYQEDLEQCGLDVTEAAVLSGFCTQIFKREKLQKKTVYSFVHLSVQEFLAAVYMYHCYTGRNTEVLKDFLGEDYSDSSLDDFLKRAMEKSLQNKNGHLDLFVRFLHGLSLESNQSVLGDLLGQTENSPETIQRVINNLKEMNSSGISPDRSINIFHCLMEMDDRSVHQEIQEFLKSENRSEKELSLIHCSALAYMLQMSEEVLDELDLEKYNTSWDGRQRLIPAVRNCRKARLPRCYLSNTHCEVVASALKANPSHLRDLDLSYNILNDLMMKLLCAGLESPNCKLETLRLCGCSLTKDDCGSLASALKSNPSHLRELDLSNNKLQDSDVEQLSDLKESQDCRLETLILEDCSSSETSCASLVSALKSNPSNQRLLDLSRNKLQDSDVEQLCDLLKSPDCRLETLRLDGCSLSGTSCASLAAALKSNPSHLRDLDLSYNNLKDSDVKLLSDLKKSPRCRLEYLSW, encoded by the exons tgttactggtttacctctcagactccagaagatgaaggaagaggaggaagaggatgacagagtatccatctgtctgtctatgaagagtgattGGTCCAATGATCTTCCTCCAaccttcagtaatgaacctggaccctcagacacaaa agagaggaagaggagggctgtttctgtggaggagcagctgtcctgctgttctttgtgtcaggacatcctgaaggatccagtctctaccagctgtggacactggttctgcagacagtgcatcacttcatactgggaccagtctgcttcatcaggagactcctcctgtccccagtgtgcagaaagatccagaaccagacctggactgcagacagacagtcagaccagcactatacaaa caaaAACTGGTCAGCAGGAggttttagatgaacatcagatcagtctgagcagcacatgtgaatgtgtgactcaaggaactgatgaagcaggaagtgaaatccCCATCAATGATATCTTCACTGAGCtccacatcacagagggacTGAGTGAAGAcgttaatacccaacatgaggtgtgGCAGCTGGAAACAGCTTCCAGGATGAAGACCCTCCATGACactccaatcaagtgtcaggacatctttaaagtcttacctgaccaacagaaacacatcagactcaaacagaaacacatcagaagCGTTCTGACTAACGGCGTTGCtggcgttggaaaaaccttctcagtgcagaagttcactctggactgggcagtGGGCTCCGaaaaccaagatatcagtctaGTGGTTCTGTGTCCGTTCAGGGGGCTGAACTCgatcaaagatgagcagtacaATCTGATCATGCTGATCCAGGAATGCcatccaacattacagaagctcacagcagagaagctcgctgtctgtaaagttctgttcatctttgacggcctggatgaaagcagactttcactggatttcaacacCAGGGAAGTCGtgactgatgtcacacagaagacatcagtcagcgtgctgttgacaaacctcatcaaggggaaTCTGCTTCCCTCGGCTCGCGTCTGGATAacttcccgacctgcagcagccaatcagatccctcgtACATGTGTTgacagggtaacagaagtacgaggcttcactgacgcccagaaggaggagtacttcaggaagagattcagtgatgaagagcagtccagcagaatcatctcacacatcaagacatccaggagcctccacatcatgtgtcacataccagtcttctgctggatcactgctaccgTTTTGGAAGAAATGTTGACTTCAGACCAGAGAaaagagctgcccaagaccctgactgacctGTACTCACAtttcctgctggttcagacaaagaggaagaagaacaagtatgatgGGGGACATGAGACAAGTCCAGAGGAGCTGACCGAGGCTGACAGCGAagttcttctgaagctggggaggctggcgtttgaacagCTGCAGGAAGGAAACATCctgttctaccaagaagacctggagcaatgtggtcttgatgtcacagaggctgCAGTGTTGTCAGGATTTTGTACACagatcttcaaaagagagaaactccagaaaaaaacagtctacagctttgttcatctgagcgttcaggagtttctggctgcagtctacatgtaccactgttacaccgGCAGGAACACAGAGGTACTGAAGGACTTCCTGGGAGAAGACTACAGTGACTCATCTCTGGATGACTTCCTGAAGAGAGCCATGGAGAAATCTCTCCAAAataaaaatggccacctggacctgtttgttcgcttccttcatggcctctctctggagtccaaccagagtgTCTTAGGAGacctgctgggtcagacagagaacagtccagaaaccatccagagagtcatcaacaacctgaaggagatgaacagtTCGGGTAtttctcctgacagaagcatcaacatcttccactgtctgatggagatggacgaccgctcagtacatcaggagatccaagagttcctgaagtcagagaacagatcagagaaggAACTCTCTCTgatccactgctcagctctggcctacatgctgcagatgtcagaggaggttctggatgagttggacctggagaagtacaacacatcaTGGGACGGACGAcagagactgatcccagctgtgaggaactgcagaaaggctcg acttccTCGCTGTTATCTATCAAAtactcactgtgaagttgtggcctcagctctgaaggccaacccctcccatctgagagatctggacctgagctacaacaTCCTGAATGATTTAATGATGAAGCTTCTGtgtgctggactggagagtccaaactgtaaactggagactctgag attgtgtGGCTGCAGTTTGACAAAGGACGACTGTggttctctggcctcagctctgaagtccaacccctcccatctgagagagctggatctgagtaacaacaagctgcaggattcagacgtgGAGCAGCTGTCTGATCTTAAGGAGAGTCaagactgtagactggagactctgat attggagGACTGCAGTTCatcagagaccagctgtgcttctctggtctcagctctgaagtccaacccctccaaTCAGAGACTGCTGGATCTGAGTagaaacaagctgcaggattcagacgtggagcagctgtgtgatcttctgaagagtccagactgtagactggagactctgag attggatggctgcagtttgtcagggaccagctgtgcttctctggctgcagctctgaagtccaacccctcccatctgagagatctggatCTGAGTTACAACAACTTGAAGGATTCAGAcgtgaagctgctgtctgatcttAAGAAGAGTCCACGCTGCAGACTGGAGTAtctgag ctggtga
- the LOC133999049 gene encoding NACHT, LRR and PYD domains-containing protein 3-like isoform X2: MKEEEEEDDRVSICLSMKSDWSNDLPPTFSNEPGPSDTKERKRRAVSVEEQLSCCSLCQDILKDPVSTSCGHWFCRQCITSYWDQSASSGDSSCPQCAERSRTRPGLQTDSQTSTIQTKTGQQEVLDEHQISLSSTCECVTQGTDEAGSEIPINDIFTELHITEGLSEDVNTQHEVWQLETASRMKTLHDTPIKCQDIFKVLPDQQKHIRLKQKHIRSVLTNGVAGVGKTFSVQKFTLDWAVGSENQDISLVVLCPFRGLNSIKDEQYNLIMLIQECHPTLQKLTAEKLAVCKVLFIFDGLDESRLSLDFNTREVVTDVTQKTSVSVLLTNLIKGNLLPSARVWITSRPAAANQIPRTCVDRVTEVRGFTDAQKEEYFRKRFSDEEQSSRIISHIKTSRSLHIMCHIPVFCWITATVLEEMLTSDQRKELPKTLTDLYSHFLLVQTKRKKNKYDGGHETSPEELTEADSEVLLKLGRLAFEQLQEGNILFYQEDLEQCGLDVTEAAVLSGFCTQIFKREKLQKKTVYSFVHLSVQEFLAAVYMYHCYTGRNTEVLKDFLGEDYSDSSLDDFLKRAMEKSLQNKNGHLDLFVRFLHGLSLESNQSVLGDLLGQTENSPETIQRVINNLKEMNSSGISPDRSINIFHCLMEMDDRSVHQEIQEFLKSENRSEKELSLIHCSALAYMLQMSEEVLDELDLEKYNTSWDGRQRLIPAVRNCRKARLPRCYLSNTHCEVVASALKANPSHLRDLDLSYNILNDLMMKLLCAGLESPNCKLETLRLCGCSLTKDDCGSLASALKSNPSHLRELDLSNNKLQDSDVEQLSDLKESQDCRLETLILEDCSSSETSCASLVSALKSNPSNQRLLDLSRNKLQDSDVEQLCDLLKSPDCRLETLRLDDCSLSETSCASLVSALKSNSSYLRVLDLSNNKLQDSDVEQLCDLLKSSDCRLVSLLLYGCSLSETSCASLVSALKFNPSRWRMLDLGNNKLQDSDVEQLCDLLKSPDCRLEDLGLRDCSLSETSCASLVSALKFNTSYLRHLDLSYNKLQDSDVEQLCDLLKSPDCRLERLRLDGCSLSGTSCASLAAALKSNPSHLRDLDLSYNNLKDSDVKLLSDLKKSPRCRLEYLSW; encoded by the exons atgaaggaagaggaggaagaggatgacagagtatccatctgtctgtctatgaagagtgattGGTCCAATGATCTTCCTCCAaccttcagtaatgaacctggaccctcagacacaaa agagaggaagaggagggctgtttctgtggaggagcagctgtcctgctgttctttgtgtcaggacatcctgaaggatccagtctctaccagctgtggacactggttctgcagacagtgcatcacttcatactgggaccagtctgcttcatcaggagactcctcctgtccccagtgtgcagaaagatccagaaccagacctggactgcagacagacagtcagaccagcactatacaaa caaaAACTGGTCAGCAGGAggttttagatgaacatcagatcagtctgagcagcacatgtgaatgtgtgactcaaggaactgatgaagcaggaagtgaaatccCCATCAATGATATCTTCACTGAGCtccacatcacagagggacTGAGTGAAGAcgttaatacccaacatgaggtgtgGCAGCTGGAAACAGCTTCCAGGATGAAGACCCTCCATGACactccaatcaagtgtcaggacatctttaaagtcttacctgaccaacagaaacacatcagactcaaacagaaacacatcagaagCGTTCTGACTAACGGCGTTGCtggcgttggaaaaaccttctcagtgcagaagttcactctggactgggcagtGGGCTCCGaaaaccaagatatcagtctaGTGGTTCTGTGTCCGTTCAGGGGGCTGAACTCgatcaaagatgagcagtacaATCTGATCATGCTGATCCAGGAATGCcatccaacattacagaagctcacagcagagaagctcgctgtctgtaaagttctgttcatctttgacggcctggatgaaagcagactttcactggatttcaacacCAGGGAAGTCGtgactgatgtcacacagaagacatcagtcagcgtgctgttgacaaacctcatcaaggggaaTCTGCTTCCCTCGGCTCGCGTCTGGATAacttcccgacctgcagcagccaatcagatccctcgtACATGTGTTgacagggtaacagaagtacgaggcttcactgacgcccagaaggaggagtacttcaggaagagattcagtgatgaagagcagtccagcagaatcatctcacacatcaagacatccaggagcctccacatcatgtgtcacataccagtcttctgctggatcactgctaccgTTTTGGAAGAAATGTTGACTTCAGACCAGAGAaaagagctgcccaagaccctgactgacctGTACTCACAtttcctgctggttcagacaaagaggaagaagaacaagtatgatgGGGGACATGAGACAAGTCCAGAGGAGCTGACCGAGGCTGACAGCGAagttcttctgaagctggggaggctggcgtttgaacagCTGCAGGAAGGAAACATCctgttctaccaagaagacctggagcaatgtggtcttgatgtcacagaggctgCAGTGTTGTCAGGATTTTGTACACagatcttcaaaagagagaaactccagaaaaaaacagtctacagctttgttcatctgagcgttcaggagtttctggctgcagtctacatgtaccactgttacaccgGCAGGAACACAGAGGTACTGAAGGACTTCCTGGGAGAAGACTACAGTGACTCATCTCTGGATGACTTCCTGAAGAGAGCCATGGAGAAATCTCTCCAAAataaaaatggccacctggacctgtttgttcgcttccttcatggcctctctctggagtccaaccagagtgTCTTAGGAGacctgctgggtcagacagagaacagtccagaaaccatccagagagtcatcaacaacctgaaggagatgaacagtTCGGGTAtttctcctgacagaagcatcaacatcttccactgtctgatggagatggacgaccgctcagtacatcaggagatccaagagttcctgaagtcagagaacagatcagagaaggAACTCTCTCTgatccactgctcagctctggcctacatgctgcagatgtcagaggaggttctggatgagttggacctggagaagtacaacacatcaTGGGACGGACGAcagagactgatcccagctgtgaggaactgcagaaaggctcg acttccTCGCTGTTATCTATCAAAtactcactgtgaagttgtggcctcagctctgaaggccaacccctcccatctgagagatctggacctgagctacaacaTCCTGAATGATTTAATGATGAAGCTTCTGtgtgctggactggagagtccaaactgtaaactggagactctgag attgtgtGGCTGCAGTTTGACAAAGGACGACTGTggttctctggcctcagctctgaagtccaacccctcccatctgagagagctggatctgagtaacaacaagctgcaggattcagacgtgGAGCAGCTGTCTGATCTTAAGGAGAGTCaagactgtagactggagactctgat attggagGACTGCAGTTCatcagagaccagctgtgcttctctggtctcagctctgaagtccaacccctccaaTCAGAGACTGCTGGATCTGAGTagaaacaagctgcaggattcagacgtggagcagctgtgtgatcttctgaagagtccagactgtagactggagactctgag attggatgactgcagtttgtcagagaccagctgtgcttctctggtctcagctctgaagtccaactcctcctATCTGAGAGTGCTGGATCTGAgtaacaacaagctgcaggattcagacgtgGAGCAGCTGTGTGATCTTCTGAAGAGTTCAGACTGTAGACTGGTGTCTCTGCT attgtatggctgcagtttgtcagagaccagctgtgcttctctggtctcagctctgaagttcAACCCTTCCCGATGGAGAATGCTGGATCTGGgtaacaacaagctgcaggattcagacgtggagcagctgtgtgatcttctgaagagtccagactgtagactggaggatctggg attgagggactgcagtttgtcagagaccagctgtgcttctctggtctcagctctgaagttcAACACCTCCTATCTGAGACATCTGGATCTGAGctacaacaagctgcaggattcagacgtggagcagctgtgtgatcttctgaagagtccagactgtagactggagagACTGAG attggatggctgcagtttgtcagggaccagctgtgcttctctggctgcagctctgaagtccaacccctcccatctgagagatctggatCTGAGTTACAACAACTTGAAGGATTCAGAcgtgaagctgctgtctgatcttAAGAAGAGTCCACGCTGCAGACTGGAGTAtctgag ctggtga